A single genomic interval of Streptomyces showdoensis harbors:
- a CDS encoding PucR family transcriptional regulator: MKGDYQDLVDEISALLGAPATLENRDFGLIAFGAHDSDDDEAMDPVRTRSILTRKSTPAVRAWFEGFGITRATGPVRIPAAPDAGVFRDRICLPVRHRGVVLGYVWLLDAEPGPSHAQLTAAMEVAARIGELLADEERAGADLSRELRAALSAERGWQYDMALAALRTALGPDADGLHALVCLAPWPAEDSPSPRTVPGAAALCTVPWQPAGPGPGAAPASAVGPYAAGPGPARALAVLVRLRSGDNLSPAATAAGRLRTTAEAAGGSSVAGVASPRRGLADLDVAWREAASAARAATAQPRLGPLAEWSAIGPYRLLTALPPAEPDPAVRALLAPAHAELARTAEVFLDHAGQAGRTATALGIHRQTLYYRLSRVEQLTGLDLDTGEDRLLLHMAIKAWKL; encoded by the coding sequence GTGAAGGGCGACTACCAGGACCTTGTGGACGAGATCTCGGCGCTGCTCGGCGCCCCCGCGACCCTGGAGAACCGGGATTTCGGGCTGATCGCCTTCGGCGCCCACGACAGCGACGACGACGAGGCGATGGACCCGGTCCGCACCCGGTCGATCCTCACCCGCAAGTCCACCCCCGCCGTGCGGGCCTGGTTCGAGGGCTTCGGCATCACCCGGGCGACCGGCCCGGTGCGGATCCCGGCCGCCCCCGACGCGGGCGTCTTCCGGGACCGGATCTGCCTGCCGGTACGCCATCGGGGTGTCGTCCTCGGCTACGTCTGGCTGCTCGACGCCGAGCCCGGCCCCTCGCACGCCCAGCTCACCGCCGCCATGGAGGTCGCCGCCCGGATCGGCGAGCTGCTCGCCGACGAGGAGCGGGCCGGGGCGGACCTCTCCCGTGAGCTGCGCGCCGCCCTGTCGGCCGAGCGCGGCTGGCAGTACGACATGGCGCTCGCCGCCCTGCGCACGGCCCTCGGCCCGGACGCGGACGGCCTGCACGCCCTGGTCTGCCTCGCGCCCTGGCCCGCGGAGGACTCCCCGTCCCCGCGCACGGTCCCCGGCGCGGCCGCCCTGTGCACGGTGCCGTGGCAGCCGGCCGGGCCGGGACCGGGTGCGGCCCCCGCCTCCGCCGTCGGTCCGTACGCCGCCGGCCCCGGCCCGGCCCGCGCGCTCGCCGTGCTCGTACGGCTCCGCTCGGGCGACAACCTCTCCCCCGCGGCCACGGCGGCCGGACGGCTGCGCACCACGGCGGAGGCGGCCGGCGGCTCGTCCGTCGCCGGCGTCGCCTCCCCGCGGCGCGGGCTCGCGGACCTGGACGTCGCCTGGCGCGAGGCCGCCTCGGCCGCCCGGGCGGCGACCGCCCAGCCCCGCCTCGGCCCGCTCGCGGAGTGGTCCGCCATCGGCCCGTACCGGCTGCTCACCGCGCTGCCGCCGGCCGAGCCCGACCCGGCGGTGCGCGCCCTGCTCGCCCCGGCCCACGCCGAACTGGCCCGCACCGCCGAGGTGTTCCTCGACCACGCGGGCCAGGCGGGCCGCACGGCCACCGCCCTCGGCATCCACCGCCAGACCCTCTACTACCGCCTCTCCCGCGTCGAACAGCTCACCGGCCTCGACCTGGACACGGGCGAGGACCGGCTGTTGCTGCACATGGCGATCAAGGCGTGGAAGCTGTAG
- a CDS encoding TetR/AcrR family transcriptional regulator, which translates to MGHKEDLLEGAKRCLLEKGYARTTARDVVAASGTNLASIGYHYGSKDALLQQAFLALTEEWGERVGGADAEGAAKLPADPYERFRAVWEPLVGAAEGSRPVWKLQTEVVTRLDDDEKLREAIKEPQREGRLGMAEGMLGIDPEADPEKARVAGLLLQALATGVMIQWVVDPETAPSADDLTAGLKVLMGERD; encoded by the coding sequence ATGGGACACAAGGAAGACCTGCTCGAAGGCGCCAAGCGCTGCCTGCTGGAGAAGGGCTACGCCCGCACCACCGCCCGTGACGTCGTGGCGGCCTCGGGCACCAACCTCGCCTCCATCGGCTACCACTACGGCTCCAAGGACGCCCTGCTCCAGCAGGCCTTCCTCGCCCTCACCGAGGAGTGGGGCGAGCGGGTCGGCGGGGCCGACGCCGAGGGCGCCGCGAAGCTCCCGGCCGATCCGTACGAGCGCTTCCGCGCCGTCTGGGAGCCGCTGGTCGGGGCCGCCGAGGGCAGCCGCCCGGTGTGGAAGCTCCAGACCGAGGTCGTCACCCGCCTCGACGACGACGAGAAGCTCCGCGAGGCGATCAAGGAGCCGCAGCGGGAGGGCCGGCTCGGCATGGCCGAGGGCATGCTCGGCATCGACCCGGAGGCCGACCCCGAGAAGGCGCGCGTCGCCGGCCTCCTCCTCCAGGCCCTCGCGACCGGCGTGATGATCCAGTGGGTCGTCGACCCGGAGACCGCCCCGAGCGCCGACGACCTCACGGCGGGGCTGAAGGTGCTGATGGGGGAGCGGGACTGA
- the serA gene encoding phosphoglycerate dehydrogenase, giving the protein MSSKPVVLIAEELSPATVDALGPDFEIRHCNGADRAELIPAIADVDAILVRSATKVDAEAIAAAKKLRVVARAGVGLDNVDVSAATKAGVMVVNAPTSNIVTAAELACGLLVATARNIPQANTALKNGEWKRSKYTGVELSEKTLGVVGLGRIGVLVAQRMSAFGMKIVAYDPYVQPARAAQMGVKLLALDELLEVADFITVHLPKTPETIGLIGDEALHKVKPSVRIVNAARGGIVDEAALYSALKEGRVAGAGLDVYAKEPCTDSPLFELDEVVCTPHLGASTDEAQEKAGIAVARSVRLALAGELVPDAVNVQGGVIAEDVKPGLPLAEKLGRIFTALAGEVAVRLDVEVYGEITQHDVKVLELSALKGVFEDVVDETVSYVNAPLFAQERGVEVRLTTSSESPDHRNVVTVRGTLSDGQEVSVSGTLAGPKHLQKIVAVGDYDVDLALADHMVVLRYEDRPGIVGTVGRILGEAGLNIAGMQVSRTEEGGEALVVLTVDDTVPAAVIAEISEEIGAASARSVNLI; this is encoded by the coding sequence GTGAGCTCGAAACCTGTCGTACTCATCGCTGAAGAGCTGTCGCCCGCCACCGTCGACGCACTGGGCCCGGACTTCGAGATCCGGCACTGCAACGGCGCGGACCGCGCCGAGCTGATCCCCGCGATCGCCGACGTCGACGCCATCCTCGTCCGTTCCGCGACCAAGGTCGACGCGGAGGCCATCGCCGCCGCGAAGAAGCTCCGGGTCGTCGCCCGCGCCGGCGTGGGCCTGGACAACGTGGACGTCTCCGCCGCCACCAAGGCCGGCGTGATGGTCGTGAACGCCCCGACCTCCAACATCGTCACGGCCGCCGAGCTCGCCTGCGGCCTCCTGGTCGCCACCGCGCGCAACATCCCGCAGGCCAACACCGCGCTGAAGAACGGCGAGTGGAAGCGCTCGAAGTACACGGGCGTCGAGCTCAGCGAGAAGACCCTCGGCGTCGTCGGCCTCGGCCGCATCGGCGTCCTGGTCGCCCAGCGCATGTCCGCGTTCGGCATGAAGATCGTCGCGTACGACCCCTACGTGCAGCCGGCCCGCGCCGCCCAGATGGGGGTGAAGCTGCTGGCCCTGGACGAGCTCCTGGAGGTCGCCGACTTCATCACCGTCCACCTGCCCAAGACCCCGGAGACCATCGGTCTCATCGGTGACGAGGCGCTGCACAAGGTCAAGCCCTCGGTCCGGATCGTCAACGCCGCGCGCGGCGGGATCGTGGACGAGGCGGCGCTGTACTCGGCGCTCAAGGAGGGCCGGGTCGCCGGCGCGGGCCTCGACGTGTACGCGAAGGAGCCCTGCACCGACTCGCCGCTCTTCGAGCTCGACGAGGTCGTCTGCACCCCGCACCTGGGCGCCTCCACCGACGAGGCCCAGGAGAAGGCCGGCATCGCGGTGGCCCGTTCGGTGCGCCTGGCGCTCGCGGGCGAGCTGGTCCCGGACGCGGTCAACGTCCAGGGCGGCGTCATCGCCGAGGACGTGAAGCCGGGTCTGCCGCTGGCCGAGAAGCTCGGCCGGATCTTCACCGCGCTGGCCGGCGAGGTCGCGGTGCGCCTCGACGTCGAGGTGTACGGCGAGATCACCCAGCACGACGTGAAGGTGCTCGAACTCTCGGCGCTCAAGGGCGTGTTCGAGGACGTGGTCGACGAGACCGTGTCGTACGTGAACGCCCCGCTGTTCGCGCAGGAGCGCGGTGTCGAGGTCCGTCTCACCACCAGCTCCGAGTCGCCCGACCACCGCAACGTGGTCACCGTGCGCGGCACCCTCTCGGACGGCCAGGAGGTCTCGGTCTCCGGCACGCTGGCGGGCCCGAAGCACCTGCAGAAGATCGTCGCGGTCGGTGACTACGACGTGGACCTGGCGCTCGCCGACCACATGGTGGTGCTGCGCTACGAGGACCGCCCGGGCATCGTCGGCACGGTCGGCCGGATCCTCGGCGAGGCCGGTCTGAACATCGCGGGCATGCAGGTCTCCCGTACGGAGGAGGGCGGCGAGGCGCTCGTCGTGCTCACCGTCGACGACACCGTCCCGGCGGCCGTGATCGCCGAGATCTCGGAGGAGATCGGCGCCGCCTCGGCCCGCTCGGTCAACCTGATCTGA
- the ilvC gene encoding ketol-acid reductoisomerase, which translates to MAELFYDADADLSIIQGRKVAVIGYGSQGHAHALSLRDSGVDVRVGLHEGSKSKAKAEEQGLRVVTPAEAAAEADVIMILIPDPIQAQVYEESIKDNLKDGDALFFAHGFNVRFGFIKPPANVDVALVAPKGPGHLVRRQYEEGRGVPAIAAVEQDATGNAFALALSYAKAIGGTRAGVIKTTFTEETETDLFGEQAVLCGGASALVKAGFETLVEAGYQPEIAYFECLHELKLIVDLMYEGGLEKMRWSVSETAEWGDYITGPRIITDATKAEMKKVLTDIQDGTFAKNWMDEYHGGLKKYNEYKTQDEQHLLETTGKELRKLMSWVNDEEA; encoded by the coding sequence GTGGCCGAGCTGTTCTACGACGCCGACGCCGACCTGTCCATCATCCAGGGCCGCAAGGTCGCCGTGATCGGGTACGGCAGCCAGGGCCACGCCCACGCGCTGTCGCTCCGTGACTCGGGTGTCGACGTCCGTGTCGGTCTGCACGAGGGCTCCAAGTCCAAGGCCAAGGCCGAGGAGCAGGGCCTGCGCGTGGTCACCCCGGCCGAGGCCGCGGCCGAGGCCGACGTCATCATGATCCTGATCCCGGACCCGATCCAGGCCCAGGTCTACGAGGAGTCCATCAAGGACAACCTGAAGGACGGCGACGCGCTGTTCTTCGCCCACGGCTTCAACGTCCGCTTCGGCTTCATCAAGCCCCCGGCCAACGTGGACGTCGCCCTGGTCGCCCCGAAGGGCCCGGGCCACCTGGTCCGCCGTCAGTACGAGGAGGGCCGCGGCGTCCCCGCGATCGCCGCGGTCGAGCAGGACGCGACGGGCAACGCCTTCGCGCTGGCGCTCTCCTACGCCAAGGCCATCGGCGGCACCCGCGCCGGCGTCATCAAGACGACCTTCACCGAGGAGACCGAGACCGACCTCTTCGGCGAGCAGGCCGTCCTCTGCGGTGGCGCCTCCGCGCTCGTCAAGGCGGGCTTCGAGACCCTGGTCGAGGCCGGCTACCAGCCGGAGATCGCCTACTTCGAGTGCCTCCACGAGCTGAAGCTGATCGTCGACCTCATGTACGAGGGCGGCCTGGAGAAGATGCGCTGGTCCGTCTCCGAGACCGCCGAGTGGGGCGACTACATCACCGGCCCGCGGATCATCACCGACGCCACCAAGGCCGAGATGAAGAAGGTCCTCACCGACATCCAGGACGGCACCTTCGCCAAGAACTGGATGGACGAGTACCACGGCGGTCTGAAGAAGTACAACGAGTACAAGACCCAGGACGAGCAGCACCTCCTGGAGACCACCGGCAAGGAGCTGCGGAAGCTCATGAGCTGGGTGAACGACGAGGAGGCGTAA
- the ilvN gene encoding acetolactate synthase small subunit, which produces MSTKHTLSVLVENTPGILARIAALFSRRGFNIDSLAVGVTEHPDISRITIVVNVEDLPLEQVTKQLNKLVNVLKIVELEPSAAIQRELVLVKVRADNETRSQIVEIVQLFRAKTVDVSPEAVTIEATGSSDKLEAMLKMLEQFGIKELVQSGTIAIGRGARSITDRSLRALDRSA; this is translated from the coding sequence ATGTCCACCAAGCACACGCTCTCCGTCCTGGTCGAGAACACGCCCGGCATCCTCGCCCGGATCGCCGCCCTGTTCTCCCGCCGCGGCTTCAACATCGACTCGCTCGCCGTCGGCGTCACCGAGCACCCCGACATCTCCCGCATCACCATCGTGGTCAATGTCGAGGACCTGCCGCTGGAGCAGGTGACCAAGCAGCTCAACAAGCTGGTCAACGTCCTGAAGATCGTCGAACTCGAGCCCAGCGCCGCGATCCAGCGCGAGCTCGTCCTGGTGAAGGTCCGCGCCGACAACGAGACCCGCTCCCAGATCGTCGAGATCGTCCAGCTGTTCCGCGCGAAGACCGTGGACGTCTCGCCCGAGGCGGTCACCATCGAGGCCACCGGTTCGAGTGACAAGCTCGAAGCGATGCTCAAGATGCTGGAGCAGTTCGGCATCAAGGAGCTCGTGCAGTCCGGCACCATCGCCATAGGGCGTGGCGCCCGGTCCATCACGGACCGGTCCCTGCGGGCCCTCGACCGCAGCGCGTGA
- a CDS encoding acetolactate synthase large subunit → MLMTEQATGHHPQPRPRNGAQPATTVEHVTGAQSLIRSLEEVGADTVFGIPGGAILPAYDPMMDSKRVRHVLVRHEQGAGHAATGYAQATGRVGVCMATSGPGATNLVTPIADAHMDSVPLVAITGQVASKAIGTDAFQEADICGITMPITKHNFLVTKAEDIPRTIAEAFHIASTGRPGPVLVDIAKDALQAKTTFSWPPTTDLPGYRPVTKPHAKQIREAAKLITSAKRPVLYVGGGVLKAGATAELKVLAELTGAPVTTTLMALGAFPDSHPLHVGMPGMHGAVTAVTALQKADLIVALGARFDDRVTGKLDSFAPFAKIVHADIDPAEIGKNRAADVPIVGDAREVIADLVQAVQAEHSEGHKGDYTAWWSDLNRWRETYPLGYDLPEDGSLSPQQVIQRIGELAPADTIYAAGVGQHQMWAAHFINYEKPATWLNSGGAGTMGYAVPAAMGAKAGRPDRPVWAIDGDGCFQMTNQELVTCALNNIPIKVAIINNGALGMVRQWQTLFYNQRYSNTVLHSGPDDVNPQARGTRIPDFVKLSEAMGCVALRCEDPADLDKVIEQANAINDRPVVIDFIVHEDAQVWPMVAAGTSNDEVMAARGVRPDFGDGEDD, encoded by the coding sequence ATGCTGATGACCGAGCAGGCCACCGGGCACCATCCGCAGCCGCGGCCCCGTAACGGCGCGCAGCCCGCCACCACCGTCGAGCACGTCACGGGTGCGCAGTCCCTCATCCGTTCGCTCGAGGAAGTGGGCGCCGACACCGTCTTCGGCATTCCGGGCGGGGCGATCCTGCCGGCGTACGACCCGATGATGGACTCGAAGCGAGTGCGTCACGTCCTGGTCCGCCACGAGCAGGGCGCGGGCCACGCCGCCACCGGCTACGCGCAGGCCACCGGCAGGGTCGGCGTCTGCATGGCGACCTCGGGCCCCGGTGCCACCAACCTGGTCACGCCGATCGCCGACGCGCACATGGACTCCGTCCCGCTGGTCGCGATCACCGGCCAGGTCGCCTCCAAGGCGATCGGCACGGACGCCTTCCAGGAGGCGGACATCTGCGGCATCACGATGCCGATCACCAAGCACAACTTCCTGGTCACCAAGGCCGAGGACATCCCGCGGACGATCGCCGAGGCCTTCCACATCGCCTCCACCGGCCGCCCGGGCCCGGTCCTGGTCGACATCGCCAAGGACGCCCTCCAGGCGAAGACCACCTTCAGCTGGCCGCCCACCACGGACCTGCCCGGCTACCGCCCGGTGACCAAGCCGCACGCCAAGCAGATCCGCGAGGCCGCCAAGCTGATCACCAGCGCCAAGCGCCCCGTCCTGTACGTCGGCGGCGGCGTCCTGAAGGCCGGCGCCACCGCCGAGCTGAAGGTCCTCGCGGAGCTCACCGGCGCCCCGGTCACCACCACCCTGATGGCCCTGGGCGCGTTCCCCGACAGCCACCCGCTGCACGTGGGAATGCCGGGCATGCACGGTGCGGTCACCGCCGTCACCGCGCTGCAGAAGGCCGACCTGATCGTCGCCCTCGGCGCCCGCTTCGACGACCGCGTCACCGGCAAGCTGGACAGCTTCGCCCCCTTCGCCAAGATCGTCCACGCCGACATCGACCCGGCGGAGATCGGCAAGAACCGCGCCGCCGACGTCCCGATCGTCGGTGACGCCCGCGAGGTCATCGCCGACCTGGTCCAGGCCGTCCAGGCCGAGCACAGCGAGGGCCACAAGGGCGACTACACCGCCTGGTGGAGCGACCTCAACCGCTGGCGCGAGACCTACCCGCTCGGCTACGACCTGCCGGAGGACGGCAGCCTGTCGCCGCAGCAGGTCATCCAGCGCATCGGCGAGCTCGCCCCCGCCGACACCATCTACGCGGCCGGCGTCGGCCAGCACCAGATGTGGGCCGCGCACTTCATCAACTACGAGAAGCCGGCCACCTGGCTCAACTCCGGCGGCGCCGGCACGATGGGCTACGCGGTCCCGGCCGCGATGGGCGCCAAGGCGGGCCGGCCGGACCGTCCGGTCTGGGCGATCGACGGCGACGGCTGCTTCCAGATGACCAACCAGGAACTGGTCACCTGCGCGCTGAACAACATCCCGATCAAGGTCGCCATCATCAACAACGGCGCCCTGGGCATGGTCCGCCAGTGGCAGACGCTGTTCTACAACCAGCGCTACTCCAACACCGTGCTGCACTCCGGCCCGGACGACGTCAACCCGCAGGCGCGGGGCACCCGCATCCCGGACTTCGTGAAGCTCTCCGAGGCCATGGGCTGTGTCGCGCTGCGCTGCGAGGACCCTGCCGACCTGGACAAGGTCATCGAGCAGGCCAACGCCATCAACGACCGCCCGGTCGTGATCGACTTCATCGTCCACGAGGACGCCCAGGTCTGGCCGATGGTCGCCGCCGGCACCTCCAACGACGAGGTCATGGCCGCGCGGGGCGTCCGCCCCGACTTCGGCGACGGCGAAGACGACTGA
- a CDS encoding putative bifunctional diguanylate cyclase/phosphodiesterase, with the protein MSTPGALVRNRPVSEGAGVHSAGLGRPAPGPGRQGPGVGGVLTQIGLGLVCGGYATGAALGWGSEELALVMGDFGLSAAALAAAVSCFLYARGHRGSFRPAWLLFAFSSFMASAGNAVWGWYEVVLAREVPTPSLADLCFLLFAPPAIVGLLVLAKKPVTRAGWVCLALDAWLIGGSLLTLSWSLALAHTARVEVAEGESVARSALSLAYPLLDIVLVSMVLALHFRRSHINRSAINTAIAALALTVLCDALFTSPLLREHYSSGQLLDAGWFAGSLLLAYAPWGARRTVDPAAARARHPHSRPLAGSLAALTPYLAAAVCTLGILYNVVEGRRVDRVVVLTGCTVVLALVLRQGIMLLDNIALTHELAQKENHFRSLVQGSSDVIMIAAPTGILRYVSPAASGVYGREAEDLIGSELASIIHPEDLGGVVHEVRRFLAAAPSEEPTTRIECRFRSGRGEWLNVESTVNRHQGGLIFNSRDVTERVRLQAQLRHNAEHDPLTDLPNRALFTERVRGALGGRRSSDPGTAVLFIDLDGFKGVNDRLGHQAGDELLVQAARRLQDSVRAGDTAARLGGDEFAALILGDGNRDRAARECQVYEIADRLRVTLSQPYRIDAANEVRVAASIGVAFAEPGISAGDLLRNADLAMYRAKAAGKDRVELYAPQMQAEIVRRTELAARLRTALHDGEFALLHQPVVDLSTGRISAVAAQARWRSAQGILFTPAEFLRVTDDSERIAELGRWLLEEAVEQAAERAGIGHRTPVTIRLSARRLLDRSLPPGSIESLLTRHGLPSGSLVIELAESDPRDPRVNFDELEQRLAALRRLGVKIALDGFGSGHAAISALRRLPVDILKLDRGLVEGVVESARLRKITSGLLRIAGDLGMQSVADGVDVPEQVLALRSMGCTHGQGMAFAGPLDEYRLRRALVRDEYPLPGPVRVSAGNRPSIRSNNETPVPPT; encoded by the coding sequence GTGAGCACCCCCGGAGCGCTCGTCCGGAACCGGCCCGTGAGCGAGGGGGCCGGGGTCCACTCCGCCGGGCTCGGCCGCCCCGCCCCCGGACCGGGGCGCCAGGGGCCCGGGGTCGGGGGAGTGCTCACCCAGATCGGCCTCGGCCTGGTCTGCGGGGGGTACGCGACCGGCGCCGCCCTCGGCTGGGGCTCCGAGGAGCTCGCCCTCGTCATGGGCGACTTCGGACTGAGCGCCGCGGCGCTCGCCGCCGCCGTCTCCTGCTTCCTCTACGCCCGCGGCCACCGCGGCAGCTTCCGCCCCGCCTGGCTGCTCTTCGCCTTCTCCTCCTTCATGGCCTCGGCCGGCAACGCCGTCTGGGGCTGGTACGAGGTCGTGCTCGCCCGCGAGGTGCCCACCCCCTCGCTGGCCGACCTCTGCTTCCTGCTCTTCGCCCCGCCCGCCATCGTCGGCCTGCTGGTCCTCGCCAAGAAACCGGTGACCCGGGCCGGCTGGGTCTGCCTCGCGCTCGACGCCTGGCTCATCGGCGGCTCCCTGCTCACCCTCTCGTGGAGCCTCGCCCTCGCGCACACCGCGCGCGTCGAGGTCGCCGAGGGCGAGAGCGTGGCCCGCTCCGCGCTCTCCCTCGCCTACCCGCTGCTCGACATCGTGCTCGTCAGCATGGTGCTCGCCCTGCACTTCCGCCGCTCCCACATCAACCGCTCGGCGATCAACACCGCCATCGCCGCCCTCGCGCTCACCGTGCTGTGCGACGCCCTGTTCACCTCGCCGCTGCTGCGCGAGCACTACAGCTCCGGCCAGCTGCTCGACGCCGGCTGGTTCGCCGGCTCGCTGCTGCTCGCCTACGCGCCCTGGGGCGCCCGCCGCACCGTGGACCCGGCCGCCGCCCGCGCCCGGCACCCGCACAGCCGGCCCCTCGCCGGGTCGCTCGCCGCCCTCACCCCGTACCTCGCGGCGGCGGTCTGCACGCTCGGCATCCTGTACAACGTCGTCGAGGGACGCAGAGTGGACCGCGTGGTCGTCCTCACCGGCTGCACGGTCGTGCTCGCCCTGGTCCTCCGGCAGGGCATCATGCTGCTGGACAACATCGCCCTCACCCACGAACTGGCCCAGAAGGAGAACCACTTCAGGTCCCTCGTGCAGGGCTCCAGCGACGTCATCATGATCGCCGCGCCCACCGGGATACTCCGCTACGTCAGCCCCGCCGCCTCCGGGGTGTACGGGCGCGAGGCGGAGGACCTGATCGGCTCCGAGCTGGCCTCGATCATCCACCCCGAGGACCTCGGCGGCGTCGTCCACGAAGTGCGCCGCTTCCTCGCCGCGGCCCCTTCCGAGGAGCCCACCACCCGGATCGAGTGCCGCTTCCGCTCCGGCCGCGGCGAGTGGCTCAACGTCGAGTCCACCGTCAACCGCCACCAGGGCGGCCTGATCTTCAACAGCCGGGACGTCACCGAGCGCGTCCGCCTCCAGGCCCAGCTCCGGCACAACGCCGAGCACGACCCGCTCACCGACCTGCCCAACCGGGCGCTGTTCACCGAGCGGGTCCGGGGCGCCCTCGGCGGCCGCCGCTCCTCCGACCCCGGCACCGCCGTGCTCTTCATCGACCTCGACGGCTTCAAGGGCGTCAACGACCGCCTGGGCCACCAGGCGGGCGACGAGCTGCTGGTCCAGGCCGCCCGCCGCCTCCAGGACTCCGTACGGGCCGGGGACACCGCCGCGCGGCTCGGCGGCGACGAGTTCGCCGCGCTCATCCTCGGCGACGGCAACCGGGACCGGGCCGCCCGCGAGTGCCAGGTGTACGAGATCGCCGACCGGCTGCGCGTGACCCTCTCCCAGCCGTACCGCATCGACGCCGCCAACGAGGTGCGGGTCGCCGCCTCCATCGGCGTCGCCTTCGCCGAGCCCGGCATCAGCGCCGGGGACCTGCTGCGCAACGCCGACCTCGCCATGTACCGGGCCAAGGCCGCCGGCAAGGACCGCGTCGAGCTCTACGCCCCGCAGATGCAGGCCGAGATCGTCCGCCGCACCGAGCTCGCCGCCCGGCTGCGCACCGCGCTCCACGACGGCGAGTTCGCGCTGCTGCACCAGCCGGTCGTGGACCTGAGCACCGGCCGGATCAGCGCCGTGGCCGCCCAGGCCCGCTGGCGCTCCGCCCAGGGCATCCTCTTCACCCCGGCCGAGTTCCTGCGGGTCACCGACGACAGCGAGCGCATCGCCGAGCTGGGCCGCTGGCTGCTCGAAGAGGCGGTCGAGCAGGCCGCCGAGCGGGCCGGCATCGGGCATCGCACCCCGGTCACCATCCGGCTCTCCGCGCGCCGGCTGCTCGACCGCTCCCTGCCGCCGGGTTCCATCGAGTCCCTGCTGACCCGGCACGGCCTGCCCTCCGGCTCCCTCGTCATCGAGCTGGCGGAGAGCGACCCCCGCGACCCCCGGGTCAACTTCGACGAGCTGGAGCAGCGGCTGGCCGCCCTGCGGCGGCTCGGCGTGAAGATCGCCCTGGACGGATTCGGCAGCGGACACGCCGCCATCAGCGCCCTGCGGCGGCTCCCCGTCGACATACTGAAGCTGGACCGGGGTCTGGTCGAGGGCGTCGTGGAATCGGCCAGACTGCGCAAGATCACCAGCGGTCTGCTGCGCATCGCCGGCGACCTCGGCATGCAGTCCGTGGCCGACGGGGTGGACGTGCCCGAGCAGGTGCTCGCCCTGCGTTCCATGGGCTGCACCCATGGTCAGGGCATGGCCTTCGCCGGCCCGTTGGACGAGTACCGGCTGCGCCGGGCGCTGGTGCGGGACGAGTACCCGCTGCCCGGACCCGTCCGCGTGAGCGCCGGAAACCGTCCCTCGATCCGCTCAAATAATGAGACGCCCGTCCCACCCACTTGA
- a CDS encoding 2-hydroxyacid dehydrogenase, which produces MTFDDTAADVWLPIPADEIEGLPAPGASGLNYRFWDGGPEFPADPARCAFYVVPYMKGEEIAVRPLAGMRAVRVVQTLSAGIDHVTPGLGELPPGVRLCNAKGVHEASTAELTLALILASLRGIPGFVRGQDAEEWRAGFYPALADKSVLIVGYGSIGAAIEDRLAPFECARVVRVARSARATERGPVHPLTDLPALLPEADVVVLSTPLTPQTRHLADAGFLARMKDGALLVNVARGPVVDTAALLKEAESGRITAALDVTDPEPLPAGHPLWHAPGVLVSPHVGGSTSAFMPRAKRLLAAQLTRFAAGEEPANLVLTT; this is translated from the coding sequence ATGACGTTCGATGACACCGCCGCTGACGTGTGGCTTCCGATTCCCGCGGACGAGATCGAGGGACTTCCCGCGCCGGGCGCGTCGGGCCTGAACTACCGTTTCTGGGACGGCGGGCCGGAATTCCCGGCCGATCCCGCGCGCTGCGCCTTCTACGTCGTGCCGTACATGAAGGGCGAGGAGATCGCGGTGCGCCCGCTCGCCGGGATGCGCGCGGTCCGCGTGGTGCAGACGCTCTCGGCCGGCATCGACCACGTGACGCCCGGCCTCGGCGAACTGCCGCCCGGCGTCCGGCTGTGCAACGCCAAGGGCGTCCACGAGGCCAGCACCGCCGAGCTGACCCTCGCGCTGATCCTCGCCTCGCTGCGCGGCATCCCCGGCTTCGTGCGCGGCCAGGACGCGGAGGAGTGGCGGGCCGGCTTCTACCCGGCGCTCGCCGACAAGTCGGTGCTGATCGTCGGGTACGGATCGATCGGCGCGGCCATCGAGGACCGGCTCGCCCCCTTCGAGTGCGCGCGGGTCGTGCGCGTCGCGCGCTCCGCGCGTGCCACCGAGCGCGGTCCCGTGCACCCGCTCACCGACCTGCCCGCACTGCTGCCCGAGGCCGATGTGGTCGTGCTCTCCACGCCGCTCACCCCGCAGACCCGGCACCTGGCCGACGCAGGCTTCCTCGCCCGGATGAAGGACGGCGCCCTGCTGGTCAACGTGGCCCGCGGTCCGGTGGTGGACACGGCGGCGCTCCTGAAGGAGGCGGAGAGCGGCCGGATCACCGCCGCGCTCGACGTCACCGACCCGGAGCCGCTGCCCGCCGGCCACCCGCTGTGGCACGCCCCCGGCGTCCTGGTCAGCCCCCATGTCGGCGGCTCCACCTCGGCGTTCATGCCGCGCGCCAAGCGCCTGCTGGCCGCGCAGCTGACCCGGTTCGCGGCCGGGGAGGAGCCGGCGAACCTCGTCCTCACCACCTGA